GGCGCCGAGCTCGAAGCACTCGACCTCGCTCCGGGACTCGCCCTCTCCGGTATCGGAATGGCCTTCATCGCCCCGAGTCTGATGGACCTGGTGCTCGCCGGGGCCGGGAACCGGGACGCCGGGGCGATCAGCGGCGTCCTCAACACGGCGTTGCAGGTGGGCACGGCCCTGGGAATCGCGTTGCTCGGCGTGATCTTCTTCGGAAGGTTGGAGACCCACGGCGCCGCGCAGACGGAGCACGTGATCGACGACGTCCGTGCCGCGGCGGCCTCCGCGAACGTGCCCGACAACCGTGCCGACGACATCGCGGTCGCGTTCGGCCGGTGCTTCCGAGACCACTTCGGGGAAGGCGAGATCCGCGCCATGCCGGAAAGCTGCGGAGACGCCGGACGACTGCTCTCGGCCTATCCCGAGCTCGGCGCCGCGGTGACCGAGGTGACGGACCACCACCGGGGCGAGGTCTTCACCCGGGCCTTCGCCGAGTCCCTGCTCTACAACGTCGGCGTCTTCGGCGCCAGCTTCCTGCTGATCTTCTTCCTGCCCCGGCGTATGACCGCCCCGGAACCGTCGGCGGAGAACCCGGACACCACGAGGAACCGGGCTCGACCACGAAACCATCCACTATAGATTCAACCCGAGCACCGAAAAGGCGGGAGCGAAAAAGTACGTCGAAAACTCGAACGAGCCCATTATCGCTCGTCGGAATCGACCGTGTGGGAACGCAGAACCTCGGTCAGCTCCCGAAGACATTCGAGGATCTTCTTCCGGTCCTCCGGAGAGTACTTCCGCAGAACTTTCCCCGCGCTCTCACCGAGGCTTCTGGTGATCGCGTTGACTTCCTCCAGCCGATCCTCGGGAAGTTCGATGTACACCTTTCTGCGGTCGGTCTCACTTCGCACTCGGCGCGCGTAACCGGCGCGCTCCAGCCGGTCGATGACGGCCGTGACCGCGCCCGTGGTGAGGCCGGAGAGTTCGGCGAGCGCTCCCGCGGTCAGGGGCTTGTCCGCCTGCATGGCCAGGTCGAGGCACTTGTGGTCGGTGGCCGAGAGACCGAGACGCTCCGCAAGACGCGTGTGGAACAGCACCGTCGCCTGTCCGAGTTCCCGACCGACCCTGGCGATGGCGTCCACGTCACCGTCGTCGGCCTTCTTCCCACCGGCCACTGGCACATCACCTCACTCGCGGGCCTTGCATGCGGCAACCGCACGGTGGCAGCATTTTAGCAATTGAGAAACTCGGCGATTCAACTTTTCGACCACCGCCGAACGACGCTCACCTAGGCGGCACTTCCGCTCGGTACCTCCAGAACGCGGGCAGCAACGCCACCGCCATCGCGACCCCGATCACCACGAGAACACCGCCTCCCGCGGTGGCCCAAGTGGTTCCCGCCGCAGCAGCGGCCCACCCGTGTGTCAGGTCGGCCAGCCTCGGTCCGCCCGCGACGACCACGGTGAACGCTCCCTGCATCCGTCCCCGCATCTCGTCGGTGGCCGCCGTCTGGAGAATCGCCTGCCGGAAGATCGCACTCACCATGTCGGCCGCGCCGCCGAGGGCGAGAAACACCACCGCGAGCCAGAGCGACTCCGAAAGGCCGAAGCCGACCATCGCGACACCCCACGCGCCGATGGCCACGACGACGGCCACACCGTGCCTGCTAATGCGGTGCGCCCAACCGGACATCAGCCCCAGCACCATCGCGCCCAGCGGGATTCCCGCGTACAGCCAGCCGAGCGCCGTCCCGCCGCCCGGCGGATCACCGAACGTGCGCTCGGCGAGCTCGGGGAACAACGCCCTCGGCATGCCGGCGACCATCGCGACGATGTCGACGACGAACGACGCGAGCAACACCTTCTGCGTGGCCAGGTACCGGAACCCCATGAGCACGTCGCGCAGCCCCGCCGCACGGACCTTGCCCGACAGCGGCGGCAACGGGGGCAGTTTCCACACGGCCCACAGCACGGCCACCAGCGCCAGCGTGTCGACCAGGTACAACGTCGGCAGCCCGACGATCGGCAACATCGCCCCGGCCAGCATCGGCCCGAACACCGCACCGAACGTCGCCATCGTGCCGGTCAACGCGGCCGCGGACGACAGCAGGTGCTCGGGTACCACGCGCGCCACCACGGCTTGCCGGGTCGGCATGTTGACCGCGAAGAACGCCTGGTTGACGCTGAGCAACACGAGCACGACCCACACCGAGTCGAGCCCGGTGAAGGCCTGCGCCCACAGCAGCAGCGCGGTGACGGCGACGCCGACGTTGGTCACGAGCAGCAGCACGCGCCGGTCGACCGTGTCGGCGATGGCTCCGCCCCACAGCCCGAACACGAGCAGCGGCACGAGTCCGAACAGTCCCGTGAGACCGACGTACGCCGAGGAACCGGTGATGTCGTAGATCTGCTTGGGTACGGCCACGGCCGTGAGCTGGGAGCCGAGCGCGGTGACGATCGAGCTGAGCCACAGCCGACGGAACGCGGGGATACGCAGCGGCCTCCGGTCTGCGACGACCGCACCGAGAATCCTGCGAAGGCGGCTTCCGGGCGGCGCGGTAGAGGTCTGCTCGGTCACGAGGGAGGAGCTTAGCCGAGCTAACGACCTTCTCCACCCGCTTTGTGACCCCCCACGCCCGCGGGTTCAGGGAGCGACGCGGCGTACCTGCCAGCCGTCCTCGGTGCGGATGAAACGCAGCCGGTCGTGCATGCGGTCCTGCCTGCCCTGCCAGAACTCCACGACGTCGGGCCGGATGCGCCAGCCGCCCCAGTGCGGCGGCACCGGGATCTGCTCCACGTCGCGGAAGCGACGCTCGATGGCCTTCAACGCGGTGTCGAGGTCACGCCTGCCGTCGACGAACTGCGACTGCGGCGACGCCCACGCCCCGAGCTGCGAGCCCCGCGGACGGCTGGCCCAGTACTCGGCGGTCTCGGCGGGATCGACCTTCTCCACCGCTCCCCGGACGTGCACCTGACGCTGCAGCGGATACCAGGGGAACGTGGCCGACGCGTACCGCGTCACGGTGAGGTCGTGACTCTTGGCGGAGGTGTAGTTGGTGTAGAACACGACGCCACGCTCGTCCAGTCCTTTGCACAGCACCGTGCGTGACGACGGGAGGCCGTCGGCGTCCGCCGTGGCGAGCACCATCGCGTTGGGCTCGGCGACACCGTGCGCGAGCGCCTCGTCGAGCCACTTCCGAAGTTGTTCGGTCCAGGTGGGAGCGAGATCGGATTCGTTCAACGAACCACCGTCGTAGGCGACCCGCATGGCGGGCAACCGGACGGCTACGTCCGCGCTGCCGTCAGCGCCGTTCACGATTTCGGTCATGTCAACCTCCCCGCACCGAACTGCCCAGCCTGTGGCTGACGGTAAATGGTCTCACGAGCGCGCGAAAGGGCGCTGGCCGTGATGGGGACCACTTCGGGGGAGTACCCAATTCTGAATCGTTCTCGGAATCGTGACGGAAACCACCGGTTTTTTGATTGCTACCGGTCAGTAATGGGTGCAAAGTCACTTCCGACGCGCGACGAGGCGCGTGAAGGTGGCCTCCCGCGCCCACGACCAACGGCGATTCGCACGAAAGGTCCACTGCCATGACACCCACCACGAGCGGGCAGCCGACAGCAGACTCGACGAAGGCCACCGAACCGGACGACGGTTTCCGTCCCGGTCTGGAAGGCGTCGTCGCATTCCGCACGGAGATCGCCGAACCCGACCGTAACGGCGGTGCGCTGCGTTATCGCGGCGTGGACATCGAGGAACTGGTGGGCGCCGTCGGCTTCGGCGATGTGTGGGGTCTGCTGGTCGACGGCCATTTCGAAAACGGACTGGCCCCCGACGAACCGTTTCCGCTCCCGGTTCGCAGCGGCGACGTTCGCGCGGACGTCCAGTCGGCGTTGCCCGCGCTGGCACCCCGCTGGGGCCTGGGCCCGCTGCTCGACATCTCCGAGGCGGAGGCCCGCGAGCAGGTGGGGCGCGTGTCGGCCACGGCACTGTCGTTCATCGCGCAGTCCGCACGCGGCATCGACGTACCCGCCGTCCCCGAGTCCCGCGTCGACGAAGCCCGTGGGATCACCGAACGGTTCCTCGTCCGCTGGCGGGGCGAACCGGACCCGGCACACGTGAAGGCCCTCGACGCGTACTGGGTCTCGGCCGCCGAACACGGCCTCAACGCGTCCACCTTCACCGCCCGCGTGATCGCCTCCACCGGCGCCGACGTCGCCGCGGCGTTCTCCGGCGCCATCGGCGCCATGTCGGGCCCACTGCACGGTGGAGCTCCGGCCCGCGTACTGCCGATGATCGAGGAGGTGGAGCGCACGGGCGACGCCCGCGCCGTCGTGAAGGGCATCCTCGACCGAGGGGAGCGCCTGATGGGCTTCGGCCACCGGGTGTATCGCGCCGAGGACCCGAGGGCGCGGGTCCTGCGTCGCACCTGCCGGGAACTCGGCTCCAAGCGGTACGAGGTCGCGGCCGAGCTGGAACGGGCCGCGCTGGCGGAGCTGCGTGAGCGGCGCCCGGACCGAGCCATCGAGACGAACGTGGAGTTCTGGGCCGCGGTGATCCTCGACTTCGCCGAGGTGCCGCCCGCCATGATGCCCGCCATGTTCACGGCGGCCCGCACGGCCGGCTGGGCGGCACACGTCCTGGAGCAGAAGCGCACGGGCAGGCTCGTGCGCCCCTCGGCGACCTATGTCGGTCCCGGCCCTCGGGCGCCTCGGGACGTCCGGGGCTGGGACCGCG
The window above is part of the Saccharomonospora glauca K62 genome. Proteins encoded here:
- the pdxH gene encoding pyridoxamine 5'-phosphate oxidase, with translation MTEIVNGADGSADVAVRLPAMRVAYDGGSLNESDLAPTWTEQLRKWLDEALAHGVAEPNAMVLATADADGLPSSRTVLCKGLDERGVVFYTNYTSAKSHDLTVTRYASATFPWYPLQRQVHVRGAVEKVDPAETAEYWASRPRGSQLGAWASPQSQFVDGRRDLDTALKAIERRFRDVEQIPVPPHWGGWRIRPDVVEFWQGRQDRMHDRLRFIRTEDGWQVRRVAP
- a CDS encoding MFS transporter, with protein sequence MTEQTSTAPPGSRLRRILGAVVADRRPLRIPAFRRLWLSSIVTALGSQLTAVAVPKQIYDITGSSAYVGLTGLFGLVPLLVFGLWGGAIADTVDRRVLLLVTNVGVAVTALLLWAQAFTGLDSVWVVLVLLSVNQAFFAVNMPTRQAVVARVVPEHLLSSAAALTGTMATFGAVFGPMLAGAMLPIVGLPTLYLVDTLALVAVLWAVWKLPPLPPLSGKVRAAGLRDVLMGFRYLATQKVLLASFVVDIVAMVAGMPRALFPELAERTFGDPPGGGTALGWLYAGIPLGAMVLGLMSGWAHRISRHGVAVVVAIGAWGVAMVGFGLSESLWLAVVFLALGGAADMVSAIFRQAILQTAATDEMRGRMQGAFTVVVAGGPRLADLTHGWAAAAAGTTWATAGGGVLVVIGVAMAVALLPAFWRYRAEVPPR
- a CDS encoding MarR family winged helix-turn-helix transcriptional regulator, which produces MAGGKKADDGDVDAIARVGRELGQATVLFHTRLAERLGLSATDHKCLDLAMQADKPLTAGALAELSGLTTGAVTAVIDRLERAGYARRVRSETDRRKVYIELPEDRLEEVNAITRSLGESAGKVLRKYSPEDRKKILECLRELTEVLRSHTVDSDER
- a CDS encoding citrate synthase 2 — protein: MTPTTSGQPTADSTKATEPDDGFRPGLEGVVAFRTEIAEPDRNGGALRYRGVDIEELVGAVGFGDVWGLLVDGHFENGLAPDEPFPLPVRSGDVRADVQSALPALAPRWGLGPLLDISEAEAREQVGRVSATALSFIAQSARGIDVPAVPESRVDEARGITERFLVRWRGEPDPAHVKALDAYWVSAAEHGLNASTFTARVIASTGADVAAAFSGAIGAMSGPLHGGAPARVLPMIEEVERTGDARAVVKGILDRGERLMGFGHRVYRAEDPRARVLRRTCRELGSKRYEVAAELERAALAELRERRPDRAIETNVEFWAAVILDFAEVPPAMMPAMFTAARTAGWAAHVLEQKRTGRLVRPSATYVGPGPRAPRDVRGWDRVATTG